A window of Halovivax gelatinilyticus genomic DNA:
CCCCGCGGCGCCAGCGAATACGGGTTCCGAAGCGTCTGTCGGGCGACCGGATCGGTGGACGCGGCCCGGAACACTTCGAGGACGCTCGAGGCCGTTCCGCCGCTTATCCCGCCTCGCCCGTCCTCGAGGTAGATCCGAACCAGGTCGCAGTGCGTCCCGAACTCGTCGATGGCGAACGACTGCACGAGCAACGTGGCGAGGTCGGCCGGGATCGAATCGAACCCGCAACTGTGGACGATACGAGCGCCCGCATCGACCGCATCGTCGTGGTACCGATCGATCATCTCCCGGACCCAGTTTACTTCCCCAGTGAGGTCGCAGTAGTCCGTTCCGGCCGAGATACACGCCTCGACGAGCGGCGTGCCATATTTGGTGTACGGGCCGACAGTCGTACAGACGACGCGAGTATCCTCGGCGAGAGCGCGCAGGCTCTCCGAATCCGTTGCATCGCCGATGACGACCGGGAGCTCCTCCCATCCGGAGCGCTGCGCCACGAGCGCAGCTTCCAGTTCGCGGAGCCGCGTCTCGTCGCGACCGCCGAGGGCAAGCGAGAGGTCGTCCGGCGTGTACTGTTCGGTGAGGTACTCGACGACGAGACGGCCGGCGACGCCGGTTGCACCCCAGACGACGAGATCGTATGTCCGGTCGGTGTTCGACACAAGTATCAGGCGCTTCGTGACCCATCGCCCTCAACCGTTCGGTGATCTCCACACTCGCCTCCCACTCTCCGCAGAACGTGGCCTTCTGCTGGTGTGGCAGTGCGGTATTGTATCCGGCGTTCAAGAATTACTCATGCCAACAATTACCGTTCGTGGCGAACACTCGAGAACGGCATCCAGCTTCACCCTAACCCGAAGTGGACGGTCGGCTCACAACTTCGCGACTCCGTCGTTCTCGGCCGGTGGTGCCTCCCGCGGATTGATCGTCCGTCCACCCGATGTGATGGGATGTCGAACGCAACCGACCGCGCCTACGAACTCGGATTTCGAACGGTCGACACCAAGTACGCAGACCGGCAACTGTCGGTCGAGGGCACCGTCCCGTCGTGGCTCCCCGGCGCGTTGATCCGGAACGAACCGGGGAAGTTCGAGTTCGGCGGCGAGCTCCCGACCCACGTTTCGACGGCCTGGCAATGCTCCGCCGCTACGGGTTCGCGGACGGTACCGTTTCGTATACGAACCGGTTCCTGCAGACCGACCCGCCTCACGACCCGACGACCCCGACCCATCCT
This region includes:
- a CDS encoding saccharopine dehydrogenase family protein, whose translation is MSNTDRTYDLVVWGATGVAGRLVVEYLTEQYTPDDLSLALGGRDETRLRELEAALVAQRSGWEELPVVIGDATDSESLRALAEDTRVVCTTVGPYTKYGTPLVEACISAGTDYCDLTGEVNWVREMIDRYHDDAVDAGARIVHSCGFDSIPADLATLLVQSFAIDEFGTHCDLVRIYLEDGRGGISGGTASSVLEVFRAASTDPVARQTLRNPYSLAPRGERDGVDPGAQSLPRKDPLRGEWTAPSPMAVVNERVIRRSNALLEYPWGREFECTEVVPIGSGLVGMVGASAVSAGLGLATAGLTFDPTREALRRFAFPGPGEGPTREEIENGYFTVRVLGRGTATDGPFVVESRISADWDPGYGATARMLGEAAMCLVCDRIDSPLEGGILTPAAAIGDPLADGLRRAGLIVEVGEWDPNQT